The Juglans microcarpa x Juglans regia isolate MS1-56 chromosome 2D, Jm3101_v1.0, whole genome shotgun sequence DNA window taatttttattattgagtaATGTCCGGAGGGATTTGATTTAAGTaagataatttgaaaaagttagattatttattatattttatgtaaaaatttaaaataattataatgatgaaatgagatgaaatcaaaatataagatgaaatgaaatgaaatgatttttatatccaaatctGCCTTAATTGGTCTATTTGCATGTAGATCCCAAGAAAAGGTTCGGTTTCCCTTTGATATATAAACAActttaatatcttttatataaCAGCTTCTAGGCTTACTAGGGAGCTTGAAGGGAATTACGGCAGATTCCGTGACTTCTCAATGCGTACTAAAATTATATGAAAGTGGAGAAGTTAAGATGATCAACAAGAGTGAGCCGCAACAGCTTGCCCAATTTGCAGCACACTTTGTCACCGACACTGGTCATGCACAAGCTTGCAATTTTGCATCCTTTGTTCCCTTTGCAGAGGATACACCTCTGCAGGTAATAAGCCTGTAAATTCATGATAAAGAAAAAGTATATATGATCCACATGATACTATATATGTACGTAAGAAATCATGATTTCCTAGATCTTACCCATATCTCGTTTATGGTTTCGGACGATATATAGAGGGCCGAGTGGATCAAGTTTCTGGGAGTCTTTGCAAATCTTGAAACCACAGCTAATGACTTCTACAATGCAGTAAGTatgaaaatttatcaatttgGTGTGATTTTGACTATCACTAAAGTAAGGCATATTCATTAACTTATAACCATTGAGATGATTTCcatttgaaatgaaaacaaaacaaaacaaaacaaaaataccttGTACGTGTTTGGTACTAACAAATAGTTTTGGATTGCAggttaaagaaaattatttgtgCTTGGCTAAAGTCGCGGCCAGCAAGAAATCATTCAAACCAACAGTAGCTTGGATTGTGTATTACGATGTCTGtaccatattatattattatttgtctTTGAATATGTGCATAAGTGCTCTTACATTTGATTCTCTTCAACTATATATTCTATTCTTATGATCACTGCAGAAATTATACATGTCTTATGGTTTTGCTCTAATCTTGCAGGGAGTCTGGTCATTTACAAAGGAAACATACAAGTTGAAGGTACAACATTCATTTCGAAATTCTTTATGATGTTGAATAACAACCAAGTACTCATGTACTGGTATAAAACCGAGATTGATGATCTGCAGTGCAGGAATCATCgatgaacctttttttttttttttttttaaaaaaaatttctgaatAAAAACAATATGTCTCGGATTTCCAAATTATTGTATTCGTACATCCACTTTTTTATGAGTATGTCAATCCTTTTGATCATGACTCTTTCATTGGATTTGTGTTCACTTGAACTTTTGAGGCAGTTTACAGAAGATGCAGGCGGAGAAAATGTTGACAAATCCATCAATAAGATGACCTACAACATCTCTAATCCTGATGACTTGGATGAATTTCATGCCATCCTATGTGTAAGTCCAATTACATAATCAAACCAACTTCTTCAAAATCTtgggtgctttttttttttttttttccatggacAAGGATATTGAAGGATCCAACATTTCTAGAACTCATTTATCTCTTTGTAGACTGTGGATGTACTTATCGACGAAACAGATACTTCTGATCCGGCGGCCTACTCTTTATCAACTTTCCTCCAAAATATAAATGTTGAAGATCACTCTTGTTTTGCCTTTCTTTCAAACCAAAGCTTATGGAGATACGATAAAAGAATTTACAACTCGACTCTTGGTAAGTGCTTTCCCAATCATCATGATATCCTTGATCTTCTTTTATAGACTTCATTATAAATATGATCTTTCTATGTGAAGATTGGTTCAACGGAGCGGTCTCTCAACCTCAGTTGGTATTAGCAGATCTCATTGAAGCTTTATTCCCCACAGGAAATTACACAACAACACACTTTAGAAACCTTGC harbors:
- the LOC121248147 gene encoding uncharacterized protein LOC121248147 isoform X1 codes for the protein MASSGRWVRLLVFYILVEVIWFLFNVGCVDSANNIAEKNLKVGNISKVEDAVNFHIYYGQTFKVIKNTIDGKSYLLIQNDSRMASRTKYCTSRIKSYVIPLSNYSVDTELFPVSFFELLGLLGSLKGITADSVTSQCVLKLYESGEVKMINKSEPQQLAQFAAHFVTDTGHAQACNFASFVPFAEDTPLQRAEWIKFLGVFANLETTANDFYNAVKENYLCLAKVAASKKSFKPTVAWIVYYDGVWSFTKETYKLKFTEDAGGENVDKSINKMTYNISNPDDLDEFHAILCTVDVLIDETDTSDPAAYSLSTFLQNINVEDHSCFAFLSNQSLWRYDKRIYNSTLDWFNGAVSQPQLVLADLIEALFPTGNYTTTHFRNLAKEEVVISIGPEMCDRDTSTAMQPTIVACG
- the LOC121248147 gene encoding uncharacterized protein LOC121248147 isoform X2, producing MLSISIFTTARPSKSSRTPLTARATFSSRMIQGWHQGQNIAPQGSSLMSFHCQTIPLIPNYSRLLGLLGSLKGITADSVTSQCVLKLYESGEVKMINKSEPQQLAQFAAHFVTDTGHAQACNFASFVPFAEDTPLQRAEWIKFLGVFANLETTANDFYNAVKENYLCLAKVAASKKSFKPTVAWIVYYDGVWSFTKETYKLKFTEDAGGENVDKSINKMTYNISNPDDLDEFHAILCTVDVLIDETDTSDPAAYSLSTFLQNINVEDHSCFAFLSNQSLWRYDKRIYNSTLDWFNGAVSQPQLVLADLIEALFPTGNYTTTHFRNLAKEEVVISIGPEMCDRDTSTAMQPTIVACG
- the LOC121248147 gene encoding uncharacterized protein LOC121248147 isoform X3, giving the protein MLSISIFTTARPSKSSRTPLTARATFSSRMASRTKYCTSRIKSYVIPLSNYSVDTELFPVSFFELLGLLGSLKGITADSVTSQCVLKLYESGEVKMINKSEPQQLAQFAAHFVTDTGHAQACNFASFVPFAEDTPLQRAEWIKFLGVFANLETTANDFYNAVKENYLCLAKVAASKKSFKPTVAWIVYYDGVWSFTKETYKLKFTEDAGGENVDKSINKMTYNISNPDDLDEFHAILCTVDVLIDETDTSDPAAYSLSTFLQNINVEDHSCFAFLSNQSLWRYDKRIYNSTLDWFNGAVSQPQLVLADLIEALFPTGNYTTTHFRNLAKEEVVISIGPEMCDRDTSTAMQPTIVACG